A genome region from Carassius gibelio isolate Cgi1373 ecotype wild population from Czech Republic chromosome A23, carGib1.2-hapl.c, whole genome shotgun sequence includes the following:
- the zgc:85858 gene encoding stress-associated endoplasmic reticulum protein 1 produces the protein MSAVQRMKVANEKHSKTITQRGHVQKTTRVVNEEKSPVGPWLLALFVFVVCGSAIFQIIQSIRQGM, from the exons ATGTCGGCGGTGCAGCGGATGAAAGTAGCGAACGAGAAACACAGCAAGACGATCACACAGAGAGGACATGTGCAGAAAACCACG cgTGTGGTGAACGAGGAGAAGTCTCCGGTGGGTCCGTGGCTCCTCGCGCTCTTTGTGTTCGTGGTCTGTGGATCAG ccATCTTCCAGATCATCCAGAGCATCAGACAGGGCATGTGA
- the eno3 gene encoding beta-enolase, giving the protein MSISKIHAREILDSRGNPTVEVDLYTAKGRFRAAVPSGASTGVHEALELRDGDKTRYLGKGTQKAVDHVNKEIAPKLIEKKFSVVEQEKIDKFMLELDGTENKSQFGANAILGVSLAVCKAGAAEKGVPLYRHIADLAGNKDVILPVPAFNVINGGSHAGNKLAMQEFMILPVGAKNFHEAMRIGAEVYHNLKNVIKAKYGKDATNVGDEGGFAPNILENNEALELLKSAIEKAGYPDKIIIGMDVAASEFFRSGKYDLDFKSPDDPKRHITGDQLGDLYKSFIKNYPVQSIEDPFDQDDWENWTKFTGSVDIQVVGDDLTVTNPKRIQQACEKKACNCLLLKVNQIGSVTESIQACKLAQSNGWGVMVSHRSGETEDTFIADLVVGLCTGQIKTGAPCRSERLAKYNQLMRIEEELGEKARFAGKDFRHPKL; this is encoded by the exons GACGGTTCCGGGCAGCTGTTCCCAGCGGAGCTTCCACCGGAGTCCATGAGGCGCTGGAGCTCCGAGACGGAGACAAGACACGCTACCTGGGgaaag gtacCCAGAAGGCCGTGGACCATGTAAACAAAGAGATTGCTCCGAAACTGATTGAGAAG AAGTTCAGCGTCGTCGAGCAGGAGAAGATCGACAAGTTCATGCTGGAGCTCGATGGAACGGAGAACAAAT CTCAGTTTGGGGCGAATGCGATCCTGGGTGTGAGTCTGGCCGTGTGTAAGGCGGGCGCCGCTGAGAAGGGTGTTCCTCTGTACCGCCACATCGCTGACCTCGCCGGGAACAAAGACGTGATCCTGCCGGTTCCT GCCTTCAACGTCATCAACGGCGGCTCTCACGCTGGGAACAAGCTGGCCATGCAGGAGTTCATGATCCTTCCGGTCGGAGCCAAGAACTTCCACGAGGCCATGAGGATCGGCGCCGAGGTCTACCACAACCTCAAGAACGTCATCAAGGCCAAATACGGCAAAGACGCCACCAACGTGGGAGACGAGGGCGGATTCGCACCCAACATCCTCGAGAACAACGAGG CTCTGGAGCTGCTGAAGTCTGCCATCGAGAAGGCCGGCTATCCTGACAAGATCATCATCGGCATGGACGTCGCCGCCTCAGAGTTCTTCAGGAGCGGCAAATACGACCTGGACTTCAAGTCCCCCGACGACCCGAAGCGCCACATCACTGGAGACCAGCTGGGAGACCTGTACAAGAGCTTCATCAAGAACTAccctg TCCAGTCCATCGAGGATCCATTCGATCAGGACGACTGGGAGAACTGGACCAAGTTCACGGGGTCCGTGGACATCCAGGTGGTGGGAGACGATCTGACCGTCACCAACCCCAAACGCATCCAGCAGGCCTGTGAGAAGAAGGCCTGTAACTGCCTGCTGCTGAAGGTCAACCAGATCGGCTCCGTCACCGAGTCCATCCAGGC GTGTAAGCTGGCTCAGTCTAACGGCTGGGGTGTGATGGTCAGCCATCGCTCCGGGGAGACGGAGGACACCTTCATCGCTGACCTGGTGGTCGGTCTCTGCACAGGACAG ATCAAGACCGGCGCCCCCTGCAGATCAGAGCGCTTGGCAAAGTACAACCAGCTGATGAG GATCGAGGAGGAGCTCGGTGAAAAGGCCAGGTTCGCAGGCAAAGACTTCCGCcatcccaaactctga
- the LOC127944263 gene encoding C-type natriuretic peptide 2-like has product MFFSSPLNFGSSLHLTRLLLLIIAVATQVEGRPSPRRPDAQVLQDLFGLKISSLVLAHPEVSEGSADEAPPLSQPRHANAAPSRVFLELLGRHRKLQGRSRKGVARGCFGMKVDRIGVISGLGC; this is encoded by the exons ATGTTTTTTTCATCTCCTCTGAACTTCGGCTCCTCTCTTCATCTCACTCGCCTCCTGCTCCTCATCATCGCTGTGGCAACACAGGTGGAGGGACGGCCGTCACCACGGCGACCGGACGCTCAG gttctGCAGGATCTGTTCGGGCTGAAGATCAGCTCTCTGGTACTGGCTCACCCAGAGGTCAGCGAGGGGTCAGCAGATGAAGCCCCGCCTCTCTCACAGCCGCGTCATGCTAACGCCGCTCCGTCACGCGTGTTCCTGGAGCTGCTGGGCCGTCACAGGAAGCTGCAGGGGCGGAGCAGGAAGGGCGTGGCGCGCGGCTGCTTCGGGATGAAGGTGGACCGGATCGGGGTCATCAGTGGACTGGGATGCTGA